TGAGTTACGACACTGCTGTTGCCGTCGATGTCCGGCGCACCCCTGAGCTCCCGCTCCTGGCGGCCGTCGACATCGGCGGCACCAAGATCGCCGGTGGCGTGGTGGACACGGAGGGCACCCTGCTCCACCGCGTCCGGCTGCCCACCCCCGCCCACGGCAGCGCCCGAGAGCTGATGGGGGCCGTCAGCCACGTCCTCGATCTCCTGGCGCAGCACCCCACCTGGGCCTCGGTACGCGCCGTGGGCGTCGGCAGCGCCGGACCGGTCGACATCGGGGCCGGCACCGTGAGCCCGGTGAACATCCCCGCCTGGCGCGCCTTCCCGCTGCGCTCCGAGATCGCCGCGCACCGCGCGGTCGGGGACCTGCCCGTGGTCCTCGGCGGTGACGCGGTGGCGATGACCGCGGCCGAGCACTGGCAGGGCGCCGCCCGTCACTACCGCAACGCACTCTGTCTGGTGGTCTCCACCGGCGTCGGCGCCGGTCTGATCATCGACGGCCGACTGCACACCGGCACCACCGGCAACGCCGGCCACCTCGGCCACATCAGCGTGGACTTCGCCGGCCCGCCCTGCCCCTGCGGTTCACGCGGCTGCCTGGAAGGCTTCGCCAGCGGCACCGCCATCGCCCGCACCGCCGCCGAGGCCGGCTGGCTCCCCGCGAACGGCGACACCTCCGCCGGCGCGGTCGCCGTCGCCGCGCGAGCCGGCGACCCGCTCGCCCTGCACGCCTACGACCGCGCCGCCCGGGCACTCGCCGCCGGCATCGCCGCCACGGCCTCCCTGGTCGAGATCGAGGCCGCCGTCATCGGCGGC
The sequence above is drawn from the Kitasatospora sp. NBC_00315 genome and encodes:
- a CDS encoding ROK family protein — encoded protein: MSYDTAVAVDVRRTPELPLLAAVDIGGTKIAGGVVDTEGTLLHRVRLPTPAHGSARELMGAVSHVLDLLAQHPTWASVRAVGVGSAGPVDIGAGTVSPVNIPAWRAFPLRSEIAAHRAVGDLPVVLGGDAVAMTAAEHWQGAARHYRNALCLVVSTGVGAGLIIDGRLHTGTTGNAGHLGHISVDFAGPPCPCGSRGCLEGFASGTAIARTAAEAGWLPANGDTSAGAVAVAARAGDPLALHAYDRAARALAAGIAATASLVEIEAAVIGGGVAQAGSVFFDPLRRHLAAYATLPFTAGIVAVPAQLGTDAGLVGAAALARPALALRSAGAPAVC